The Procambarus clarkii isolate CNS0578487 chromosome 37, FALCON_Pclarkii_2.0, whole genome shotgun sequence genome window below encodes:
- the LOC138371824 gene encoding uncharacterized protein has product MSPGGPCPGLKMTYYPDGISTSAINTNSPSSHNLLLQFDYSFQRATRDSEKGEDSEVEDIEKREHSEVTEDSEKGEDSEVEDIEKREHSEVTEDSEKGEDSEVEDIEKREHSEVTEDSEKGEDSEVEDIEKREHSEVTEDSEKGEDSEVEDIEKREHSEVTEDSEKGDDSEVEVDNKK; this is encoded by the exons ATGAGCCCTGGAGGACCTTGCCCTGGCCTCAAGATGACTTACTATCCTGATGGCATCTCCACCAGCGCCATAAACACCAACTCGCCCTCAAGTCACAACCTCCTCCTCCAGTTTGATTATTCATTTCAACGTGCAACCC GAGATAGCGAGAAAGGAGAAGATAGCgaagtagaagatatcgagaaaagAGAACATAGCGAGGTAACAGAAGATAGCGAGAAAGGAGAAGATAGCgaagtagaagatatcgagaaaagAGAACATAGCGAGGTAACAGAAGATAGCGAGAAAGGAGAAGATAGCgaagtagaagatatcgagaaaagAGAACATAGCGAGGTAACAGAAGATAGCGAGAAAGGAGAAGATAGCgaagtagaagatatcgagaaaagAGAACATAGCGAGGTAACAGAAGATAGCGAGAAAGGAGAAGATAGCgaagtagaagatatcgagaaaagAGAACATAGCGAGGTAACAGAAGATAGCGAGAAAGGAGACGATAGCGAGGTAGAAGTAGATAACAAGAAATGA